Part of the Rhodobacteraceae bacterium M385 genome is shown below.
GGGAACCGATCCTTCTGGGTATCACCAAGGCGTCGCTGCAAACCCGCAGCTTCATCTCTGCCGCGTCCTTCCAGGAAACAACGCGCGTGCTGACCGAAGCTTCGGTTCAGGGCAAGCGGGACAAACTGGTTGGCCTGAAAGAAAACGTCATCGTGGGTCGTCTGATCCCGGCGGGCACCGGTGGTGCGACACAGGAAGTCGAGCGCATCGCCAAGTCGCGTGACCAAGTGGTTGTTGATGCGGCGCAAGCCGAAGCAGCCGCCGCCGCCGCACTGGCCGCCCCTGTTGTGGAAGAACCCACAGCAGAAGGTGACGCAGCCGAATAAGGCTTTGCCTCAGAAAGAATTGAAGACGCCCCGTTGGAAACAGCGGGGCGTTTTTGTGTGGAAATGGGGCGAGGGGCTGTTAAAGTTCTTGAAATGTTCCTTCCCGGAGACTCCCATGGCCAGCGACCAAAATCCCCCCATCGACTATATAGAATTCACCTCGCCTGAGGTGGAGAAGACGCAAGAATTCTTCACCAAGGCTTTCGGCTGGACCTACATCGACTACGGCCCCGACTACAAAGACATCCAAGGCGCGGGCCTTGGCGGCGGGATCGAACGCGGCGCAACTCGCGCCCCATTGCCGGTTCTCAAGGCCGATGATCTGGAAGCCATGCTGGACCGCGTAAAGGCCGCAGGGGCCGAGATCACGAAAGACATCTTTGAATTCCCCGGCGGGCGCCGGTTCCAGTTCCGGGAACCAGGCGGCACCGAGATGGCGGTTTGGACCACGGTCGGAGACGATCATGGATGAGTTGGCGCAGGTGGCTGAGGCAGTGAAAGCCCTCGCACGCGACATTGCACCCGAGGTTGAGTGTGTCTCCAAATATGGCGGAGAGGTTTTCGTCCCCAACCCCACAGCGCCGAAGCGCTTTGTGGGGGGCGTGTTTATCTACAAGGAACATCTGTCGGTCGAGTTTTCCGATGGGGCCAACTTCGATGATCCCCTCGGGTTACTGCAAGGCAAAGGCGAGGCGCGCAGGCATTTGAAGTTGCACAATCTGGCTGAGATCTCAGAGAAATCCGTTGCCGGCTTTCTGCGCCAAGCCTTCGACTAGGTTACAGGGGATTCCCCAAAGCGAACAATTCGCCTAACTTCTGCCGTAACGGCCGGGTAGGGGCATTTTATGAGTGCAGTGAACAAGATCATCGGCGTGTGCCGCTTCTCGTATTTGGGCGATGCGGGCTTTCGCACCTTGAAGGGCGGGGCAGAGGAGGCGGCCAAAGTGCTTTACGCGCCGGGCCGGATGCAGCGCCGTTTCGCGTATTTCGAAAACATTTGTTTGCCGTCCTTGGCCGTGCAAACCGACCCCGACTTCACCCTTGTCGCGTTGATCGCTGACACGATGCCGTTCCATTTCCGCAAACGCCTGAAACGGTTGGCCGAAAAGTACCCTTTCCTGCGCATTGCGACGCTTGAAGCCGCGGGGCCCCTCAACTCTACCCGGCGGGCCTTCCGGCGTGGCTTGGACGAGGAGGAAGCAGACTTCATCACCGGGTTCAGGCTCGATGACGATGACGCCGTGGGCATTGATTACATCGAGCGCACGAGAGAGATTTCCGACAACCTGATCAAGCTTGGGTGGGCCACCGCCGAGGTGCCTGCGGCCGTATGCTTCCATCGGGGCATTTACTGGGACATGAAACGCGATGAGGATCAGTTCTGGGATTACTCCGAGCCGCAGCCTTTGGGCCTTGCGGCAGCAATGATCCACCATCCTGACAGCCAACATAACATCTACCGCTGGAACCATCGAAAGCTGGCCTGCAACGCGCGATGCTGGATTGATCCCCACGAATATATGTTTGTGCGCACGCTTCACGGACACAACGATAGCGACCGGTCCATTCCGCCCGGCGCACGGCAATTGCCCGATTGGCAGGCCCGTAAGTTGTTTCGCGAACGCTTTGGCCTGAACCCCAAGCGGCTGCTTCCGATGATGAAAAAGCTGCAAGAAGAGGGCTCCGGCATGGCCCGGCAACTGGCCGCAGAGGCGCGGGCGGATATGGACCAACCGGATGTGGGCGGCGACGAATGACACCCAACCTGAAGGGTGCGTGCCTGATGATGGCCAGCATGGCGTCGTTCACCATGAACGACGCTGTGGTGAAGCTCATCACCGAAGATGTGCCTCTGTTCCAGTTCGTGCTGATCCGGGGCCTGTTGACGACGGCTCTGATGGCGGCCACGGCCTATGCCTTTGGTGGTCTTAGCCTGCGCATCCCCCGCGCCGACCGGCCCCGCGTGGCCCTGCGCACCTTCTTCGAAATCGGCTCGATGGTCGCGTTCCTGTCGGCTTTGGTGAACATGCCCATCGCAAACGCCACCGCGATCCTTGCGGCCTTGCCCCTGTCCATCACTGTCGGCGCTGCCGTGTTTTTTGGCGAGCCTTTGGGCTGGCGCAGGATCACTGCGACCTTGATCGGCGCGGTGGGGGTATTGATGATCGTGCAGCCCGGCACGGATGGCTTCAACGCCCATTCCCTGTGGGCTTTGGTGGCGGTCGTCTTGGTCACGGGCCGGGATCTGGTCACCCGTGGGTTTAGCGATGACGTGCCCTCCATGGGCGTCGCTGTCATCACCGCCTTCGCGGTCAGCCTTGTGGGCGGCGTGCTTTCCACGCGTGAGGCTTGGGTTGCGTTTGACGGCTATAGCCTTGTGTTGCTTATGCTGGCCTCGGTTCTGATTATCGGGGGATACGTCTTCTCGATACTTGTGATGCGAGTGGGCGAAGTCTCGGTCGTGGCGCCGTTCCGATACTCGGCGTTGGTGTTCGCGCTGATCCTTGGATTGGTGATCTTTAGCGAATGGCCCAATGGCCTCGCCCTTTGTGGTGCATTGATCGTGGTAGCTACGGGCATCTACACGCTGATCCGCGAACAGCGCTTATCAAGGAGGCAAACCCTTGGCTGAAGGTGTGCAAATCCAAGGGCTGTGCCGCTTCTCGTTCCCTTGCACCGGGGGCTTCAAGAAGTACCACGAAAGCCTAGAGGACCGGCGAGCCGCGCTTTACGCGCCCAAGCGGTTGGACGAGCGGACGCTGTGGTTCGAGCATATCTTTCTGCCGCCCCTACGGGCGCAAACCGACAAGGATTTCACGCTTCATCTGTTGTTGGGAGAGGACTTTCCTGATCCGTGGCGGTCCCGTGTGGAAGCCGCGATTGCCGATGTGCCTCAGGTACAGGCCCACTGGCGAGAGCCGGGCGATCACCGGGCGATATGCCGCGATGTGATGTGGGGTGGCCGCGATGGTTCGCGGGCCGTG
Proteins encoded:
- a CDS encoding VOC family protein, which encodes MASDQNPPIDYIEFTSPEVEKTQEFFTKAFGWTYIDYGPDYKDIQGAGLGGGIERGATRAPLPVLKADDLEAMLDRVKAAGAEITKDIFEFPGGRRFQFREPGGTEMAVWTTVGDDHG
- a CDS encoding DUF1801 domain-containing protein, giving the protein MDELAQVAEAVKALARDIAPEVECVSKYGGEVFVPNPTAPKRFVGGVFIYKEHLSVEFSDGANFDDPLGLLQGKGEARRHLKLHNLAEISEKSVAGFLRQAFD
- a CDS encoding putative rhamnosyl transferase yields the protein MSAVNKIIGVCRFSYLGDAGFRTLKGGAEEAAKVLYAPGRMQRRFAYFENICLPSLAVQTDPDFTLVALIADTMPFHFRKRLKRLAEKYPFLRIATLEAAGPLNSTRRAFRRGLDEEEADFITGFRLDDDDAVGIDYIERTREISDNLIKLGWATAEVPAAVCFHRGIYWDMKRDEDQFWDYSEPQPLGLAAAMIHHPDSQHNIYRWNHRKLACNARCWIDPHEYMFVRTLHGHNDSDRSIPPGARQLPDWQARKLFRERFGLNPKRLLPMMKKLQEEGSGMARQLAAEARADMDQPDVGGDE
- a CDS encoding DMT family transporter; translation: MTPNLKGACLMMASMASFTMNDAVVKLITEDVPLFQFVLIRGLLTTALMAATAYAFGGLSLRIPRADRPRVALRTFFEIGSMVAFLSALVNMPIANATAILAALPLSITVGAAVFFGEPLGWRRITATLIGAVGVLMIVQPGTDGFNAHSLWALVAVVLVTGRDLVTRGFSDDVPSMGVAVITAFAVSLVGGVLSTREAWVAFDGYSLVLLMLASVLIIGGYVFSILVMRVGEVSVVAPFRYSALVFALILGLVIFSEWPNGLALCGALIVVATGIYTLIREQRLSRRQTLG